The genome window CACTCTTCTTCAATCTCCACCCCTTCCATACTTATCCCCGCTTACTCTGTGCTGGTGACCATAACCTGTTTGCCGCTATATCATCACCTAAATCAAACTCACAGTCTGGTTCACTGATGCGCTGCTGACGGGCTCAAATCCTCATCCAATTCCTTTAAGCACTTGATAGATATTCCTTATCGTATCAGAACTCCACTTCGACACCCGTTATCTTGACTTCACCAATCGGGCTGCCAGATTATTGAGTTTTACTcttctcctctgattttgactccttcCAACCTTCCTCCTATCTCGTTAGAAGTATCCTTGAGTACTCCCCCGTTATCTATTTACCATCCTATAATTGTGATTGTCTCGCCCTAGAAAAGATGCAACGTAAATTTACCCGTtccctctttttcaaaaaaaacttCCCCATGAAGACTAACCCCTCCTCCTCCGCTTTCGTAACCTTTGCTTCCTGCATAGGTTAAAATGTTTGCTTCTCCGCCTGAGTACAATatataattggagtttactctgtttactGTCCATTTAAGCATATAAATAAATAGGAAGAAGGTTGTCAGTTTAAAGCAACGCTTTTTAAACATCCACGATTATGGAAAAAAAGAATGGGTGAACAGCTGATGTGATGGCGATTGTTAGGTGCCGAAACAGTGCGGAAATGtaagatggcgacacttaaacatattttgtgttgtacttatcgcatcgggtcatactatacggcgatttgaaggcgacaatctgggctacatgtgcctctttgacagttttatgatcataggtttcagtctcaagttatagcgcgtcaaagattgagtccaccaagcaagaaattcgtcatattttacgtttttactacctgagaggtaaaaatgcaacgaaggcggccgaaaaaatcgatttcgttctggtgtagtagaTGTCGAAAATACACTCCGTACTGGTagaccaatcgtcgtagaaaccgataaaatcgtcgaaatcatgcaAGTAGACCggtatgtgagcattcgctcgattggccaggaactgggtaaggaccataaaaccgtttggaaccatttgcagaagattcgatttcaaaaaaagctggatgtttgggtgccacacgagttgacggaaaaaaatctcttgggccGAATCAACgcttgcgatgcactgctgaaacagaACGAATTTGACCCCTTTTTGaaacggatggtgactggtgatgaaaagtggatcacgtacgaaaatctcaagcgaaaaacatcatggtcgaagcgcggcgagccggcccaaaccatcgccaagccgggattgacggccaggaaggttttgctgtgtgtttggtgggattggaagggagtcatctactatgagctgctcaactgtggccagaccctcaattcggtcctctactgtgagcaactcgaccgtttgaagcaggcgattgaccagaagcggccaggattggtcaataggaatggtgttctgttccaccaggacaacgcttggcctcacacatctttgatgacccgctagaagctacgggagctcagatgggatgtcttatcgtccggacctggcaccaagtcaTTATCATTTCTtcaaacgctcttggtgctactaagttcgcctcaaaagaggcttgcgaaaactggctgtctgagtattttgcaaataaggaggggggccGGGGGTTTCataagggggggataatgaagttgtctTCTAAATGACAACAAGTTTGCCAACAAAacagcgcatatttgacttaaatcagataattctaagtatgttaaataaagcgttcaTATTCGACcataaatacgacattactttttccccaacctaatataataCTTAGATTGCTAAGTTTCGCTGAAAAACCCGGTTGGGGGCATCTCTTGAGGGAAATTTGGATATAACCAATCGCTCGGAAAGATTCCTTTGTCATGAAGTGGATAAAGAGTATATTGTCACATAGCGATTTCCCAAAGTTGTGTATTGGGACCCTTTGAAGGAAAGGATGCACGGTGGTGTGCTGGATATTTGCAGTTGAAAGGAAACAATGGTGTGCGATTTTGAAGAAGGAAACCAAACCTGACAGAGGTGGTCCTTATCAGTAATTCTACCAAAGGCAATACCCCGAATTTCTGTGTTAATCGTTTAAAACAGATAATTAAGTATGTACTAGTGTTAACTGGTACCATGCCGAGTTTGAAGGGACGTTTAGAATATGTCCGGGAGGAAGCAGCAAATTCTAGCTAATTCAATtttggcgaggatgatgcctacCATCAGGAGGACGAGGTGTAATTAAACATAGCTCGTGGGAAGCGTTGTCAACTAGAAAACAGCGAATTTTGGTAAAATATTTGATTGCGCTATAACTGTGCAGGGCCTATAAGACACCATTGGGTGAGGCGGTTTTCATTATGGTGGGGGCCTTCCATTTAAATCCTCTCCAAAGTGAAATGCAATATTTTCACGAAAGAAGGAGAGCCTAACCATCCTGTATGACTGCGGACTGCCGGAAAGTTATAAGAAAGGAATTGTACAGAAGATAGGAGCAAAGATGGAATAACTCTGTTTCGTTGCCCTGAGTGAAAGCATCCTTGTGATTACAAGTGaattatttttccaatttattgcCTAATTAGCGCCACGTTTTTCATTTAAGATTTACTTTAGGTTTAGCTTTTTttccaattaataaaaataacaaattttctaaTTACAGCAATTTGAGTGGAATACAAGGGAAACTTAAAGAAtgtattttacatttttgatCTTTATTACTATCCTCCTCGTCCTGGACTTTCTAGTTAAAAGGAGACGTTATGGTTTGACTTCCAACTATCGAGGTCCGAAAATCTATCCAATATTTGGAACTACCGAAATACTCAAAAGGAGAGAAGTGGAAGGTATATGTATATCCTCGTcttattataaaagaaaaaaatatcccaAACACTGGGACCGCTATTAATTTTGCATGTccccttttttggtttttcagaCTACTTAGAAACTTTCCGGGGCTTCAGTGTGAAATATGGGCCAATATATCGTATGTGGATGGCTCACGAATTAGTCATTTTCGTAGAAGATCCTGCAATTTTAGAGACACTTCTGTCCAGCCCCAAGTACGCTCACAAACATTCACTATATGGGATGATCAAATTCTGGCTGAGAGATGGATTGCTTTTAAGCACAGGACAAAAGTGGCAGTCCCGACGGAAAATAACTACAGCCgcatttcattttaaaatcctTGAAGGATTTGTGGATATTTTCGATCATAACAGTCACATTTTGGCGAAGAAATTCGAAAAGCATTTAGACGGGAATGCGTTTGATGTCTACTGGGACCTTAGTTTAGCAGCTTTAGATATCATTTGTGGTGAGATCCTTTTGTTGGTTGTGACCTTTTCGAAGTAactttttgttttacatatCATTAACAGAAACAGCGATGGGCACAAGAATCAATGCGCAGACAAGTGCTGACAGTGAATATGTTCGAGCTATCGAAGAGTAAGTTCGTCCTGGTGATTAAGTACCTGCTACTAACGACCTTTTGTCAATCCTGCAGaatatcttttaaagatttctcaATCCGAGCCTAGTCCCTCCCTATTGGTAATTATGTAATTTATATTCCGCTAAAACTTTTCTGACCCCTTGCATCTATAATTTTTACGGATCTGATCTAGTCTATCTGAATTTCTGTTGTAACCCAGGCGCAGCCACCAATGGGAGAAAGGATGTTACTTTTTTGAATATAGTATGACCATGGTAAACGGCCCTTGATTTGGATATTATTGTGGGCGAGAAGTCTGCTGTTAGTACCCTTGACTAAGCGGTAAGAGCATACTACCTGCTCGTCATAAAGCGCCGCGTTAAACTTGGCTTTGCTTGTGAACCAAAAAGTCCTTTCGCAATTGTCAAGGTACAAGCCggaaattgttgaaaataactATGCGAGTTTTCTGGAACCAGCTATACAAAGGTGACACACCCTactcaagtgctcttggggtgaCCCACCCATCGCTCATCTTGGATGAGTGGATTACAATGCATGGCGAAACAACAATGGAATTGTTACCCTGGTAGGTTTCCCACCCGACATCTCCTTCCTATCCTATATTTCCTTGGCTTCTTGCTGCGCACATAAACAAGTATGTTTGCCAAATTTAAAGTTGATGTGTCAATTTTGACGTTTGACtttctccagggatcggtcatctacaccCATCGTGAGTAGTTTACCTTTGCCCTCCACCTTCTCAAGATTCTCCACAACCTCGTATGGAGATCATTTTCAGCaattaggatgaacataagatcCCCCTTCTCTAGTGCTAACGCTTTGGGAAGAAACACTCCCACCGGCGGTGGCGGTGGTATATCATCCCTGTGGGTGGCGGTGGTATATCATCCCTATCACATGTCGGCAACTTCGTTCCTGCCTAGCAATTTAAGTCGATAGTCCTAGGCCATTCGCAGTGTCCTCCATCACGCAGTCCATCAGTATATGACCTAGTCGAAAGCCAATGCCGGGGAACACGACCTACGCACTGTTTCTCttacacatctgcctgacgacaaggtcttcaataATTTCCTGCTCTCCAGGTGTGAATATTTGCTCTAGAAACGAAATAGCTAATGTCGGGTTTCCTTACTGCCACCTTCATCTCCGACCGGCAGGTATTTCCCCCTTGGATTCAGATTTGGGTTTTTTGGAAGCATTCACCTCATGTGGCCAATCTCCGCTGCTCCGATAATGAAAGCTTGAGTCTATATTGGAGCTGTCCTGAGGTATCAGTGTGGCTCCGTTTAAGTACAGTCAGTTATCCCTAACCGCAAATTATTAAATGAGAACGATTCGCATGACTTCCTGGATTGGCGGGGGCTGTTTTTTGACTCCCAGGTCTAGATCcgaagcgttttgttaatagtagggtcatctCGTACAATGTGTATCTATCACCACCCACAAATGGTCATGGTAAATGAGATGTTTGGCCCCTGGGGAACCAAATATCACCCTAGAAGAGAAGTCCCACCCAAATATCACCCCAGAGAGAGACCGGCTGGCTTCCAGGTAGCTACATCCCGCCTCAGCCTGCCTCCATTGCCTTTTCTACCATTTGACCACGTTTACTACCGGTAACTGCCTGTGCACCGACTTACTTCTTTGCTCGAAACCTTGGAGTCTTCAATTAGCAATGTGCCACTCCCATACAGCACCAATGTTAGTACAGAATAGTCTCAAGGTGATTTTGGTGTTGCATCGAGTGATATCCACTTCGGTAGCACCGTCGGCAGAACCACgctccctagatatacaaattgatcaacgccttcgatactctccccattaatgcagataggaagagtacgGTGCCGCATCCGACTGAAAACTTTGGTATTGTTGCTGTCTATCTTCGGCCCGACCTTACTTGCTTCACGACGAATATCGTTTTTCGAACTCTTAACGATCCTCTCCATTTTTCACTCTCTAGGAAAAGTCAGGGATTTACAAGATTTTCTATAAGAGGATAAGGGGAATTAGCAGATCTGCAGAGACTAGAGGAGTAGTGATGAGCTTCACTGTAAGTGATACGGTTACGAACGATGGTGAAGTATTCCGtctacctcttcagctgctctttATCGTGAATAATGAGTCCAACGTTAATGTCTCTTACAGGAACATTAACAAATTTGCtatcacatgcaagttcttctcTAATGCGTTATAcgattctgaaatcattgcgatttaGAGTAGTTTTAACTTCCCTAACCAGCGCAATTATAAATGCCCTTTTTTCACCGCACATACTACATTGAACTTCCCGGCACGGTTTTGGAATTCGAGTACATCACGCTCGCCATTGTTCGCTGGAATTAAAAGAGTCGCCAAAACTTAAGTTCGCCGATCCACTTTCACGTTTCTGTCGCTAATTAGAACTGACGACCTGCGTACTAAccaaaaagagcatttttgatatcgCCTCAATGTTCATCGATGCGGATGCAATACGCAAGCGTTGATGTCTTTCAAGGCCAATGTGATCAGGGGCAACCTAGAAATCTGCTCCTGATAGCAAAGTAGCAAATGTGATTGCCCGTACGATGttggtcaattgaaacccaactactACCAATGGCTAGGCAGTTAAGGCCGCAGAAACCCACAAACATTCCACGAAGAGCGTGCCTTCCCATCACATATCCTTGCTATTCAAATCACCTACCCACCTGGACTGCATATAGTTGTTCGTAGAAACCAATCAAAGAGAAAACTTTTCAGGCAACCAACGTTCACTTCAGGTCAATGGAGGTCTGCTGAGCTTGACCTACCAGCACACTGCGACGATTGACGGCATCATGAGGCCAGGAGGAGAGATTCTGTAGGTTACAAATGAATTTTACAGCCGTGACGATGGACAGAATATAGACAATTTTTACGGATATGACGATAGACATAATGTGAATTGTTACGAACGTGACGACAGGTCCAGATCCGATAACTTATATGGACACGACGACAAATCCGGATTCGACTACATGTATATGTACGACGATGCGCCTTATGGATGCCAGGTACGGTAGCGTAATATAATGTCAGTGGCCCGTGTCTACACTATCAATGCATCCTGGAATCTGGTTTTTGCTGGTTCACCAATATCTTTGCCGATCAAACAATTTCTCTTCCGCGTGGAAGCTTTGACACGCTCAACCCTACAGCGGGATTTCGGCTGCATGTATACTTGTATTCATACCCTATTCGGAGACAGAGCAACAGATTTGCACTGAGTCaatctgtcggacgaatcgagtggacctccttacgtgaggctcttcgccagcAGTTAAGAATTCtttagatgactgggatatccttaaACTAATGCGGGACCGAACCCTGGGTCCATCCGAAAActtcgacagttactataatggtgtgcgttcgctagccaataggctagaaaattccttaacggaagataAATTGGCACCTCCTGGGCTGAATCCCGACGTTCAACGGCAACCTCGCCACTTTCAGGCTAGTACGGTTCGTGAGCTACGTTATTTTAGTGCAGCCGAGCGAAGTTTTATAAGAACAGGCTCTCTCTCCAATTACATAAAGGTGCATCACAGGAAATCGATATTGTGACTTGAATTTgctctgctggaattgtcggcagattagATATTTATTCCAAGACTGTTGAAATATACTACTCGTAAGACCGTATGTCCAAACTGttgagttccagagcccagccccagtcatcagggtgTTCTTGCATTGGACACAGATGACTGCGAAGCCATttcgacaacgtcttccacagcaACTCCGAAAATGACCGCGTTGAAGTGCGATTCGACAATTTGAATATGACTTATCCGGATTTGATCCCACCACGTATTATTTCTAGAAAACCGATGCTTTtcgttctgaggccgttgcatgTGAGACTGCAACAAAACTAAGCGGCCCAGGAACGGATCTTCGGAGTTGCAGAGGTGGCGAAGCAGAAACCTGAGCGCTCTACACTTCGCTTACGTTGTTTCTACTACTCTGCTGTTCTTACAAGTCGGCCCAGCAATGATATTCgtccgtatgcggatgtcagagtcttgggtgagcgtctCTCAAGACTGACtgataccggagccaccgtAAGTTGTTTGGCTTCAGATTTCGCccagaaaattattaacgacggtcggtacaagtgggagagatggCGCATCGATCGTAGGATAGCCAACGGGACTAACCACTCGACAGTCCGTAGAGTATCGGCTGCCATCACGTTTCgcgatcggacggaatcgatgtcattcctccttatcccgtcctTAACACACAATTTATACCTTGGTGCTAATTTTGTGTGAAAGTTTGAACtagcacaggacttatttgcaCCTTCTGCATGTTCACTAGAAAATATCGAGAACGTCAACCAACAACaattgacgacacaccagccaTCAATGCTTTCATCGGTAGTTTTCCGTTTTTCgggtcggagggcttaggatgTACAACTTtaacgacacacgtcatcgatgtcgaaaaaaaataatccaatcaaacagagacacttctcagtctcttcCGCCATTGAAAAGCTTCTCTATGAAGAGATTGAGCCGGTTCTGGCTTCGGAGTCATCGAGAAAttgcaaagcgcctggtcttcgccaattacccttgtggtgaaacctggaaaAGTGCGGCTTTGTCTTTATGCACATAAAGTGAACAGTGTCACCGTGAAGTGTGCTTATGCTTTACCTCTTATCGAAGGGATTTTCAGTCGCCTCCCAAAGACTAGATTTATTATGAGTCTAGATCTGCAGAATGCGTTCTGGGAAATTCCATTGTATGAGGCATCCAAGGATAAGGCTACCTTCACAGTTCCAGGGCGACCACTCTATCAGCTCATGACCATGTTGTTTGGGCTCTGCATTGCACCTCAAAAAAGCGGCTAATGGACACAGCCATCCCTGCCCACTCGCGCCATCAAGTTTTTATATATCTAGATGACTTGCTATTCATCACAGAGTCTTTCGACCAACCCTTGCTGCTCTTGAGCGAAATAGCTCACCGTATGAGACGCAATGGCCTGACATTTAACATCTGGAAGAACAAAATTGTTATGAAGGAGgatcgatacttggggcacatcatcggtaataGACGATTTGTACCAATCCCGACAAAGTGCGCAGCTGAGCCAGGAGGAACAAAGATCAGGGATGTGATCGGTCGTGGATCCTCCATTTTGATCACGGCACCAGGGTCCGAAGATTTACCGCTCCACGCCCGCGGTCGGGTCGTCTTTTTTTACTCTCCCTTCCAGTTTTAGCTTGCGTGTGGTTATATTGTTAAGTGCGCGCAAATCTTTGCGTTTGTTCTGAGTATATTTCAGGATCCAGTGCGGACTCACACACCGGcaaagacacgtgaatttttgcaTAATGGCATGTGGGGAATCGAAGTGTTCAGAGGACCCCCAGATCCCCGAGCCTGCCTAGCGCAGAGGCATGGAAGCACAGGTTGCCGGAACACTTCGatagagcttcagtatttgcggacgGACCTTCACGGTAAATTTAGCCACTTTTTTaggatttttgggatagctcttccctctaggtcgtcctcGATTACTTAGGATGGTTGTCTAACAATCGACAACGGGACAGATTATTACAAAACCTCCACTATAACGGAAATCTGCGTTGGTCCATCACTGTATAATTGCAGTAAACCTTAACGTGAATCGAAACCTTTTAATcaagatcctgtcagaaaccagctcccaAGTGAAGAGAGTGCATCTTTCGATAGCCGTCAGTAGCAATCCAACACCAAACTGGCGTCTGCTGCCACTTGGCTTGCCAGAAAACAAAAGAGCATTGCCGCGAAAGAGGGATGAGTACTCTCCAGGCTCTAACCAAGTCACTTCGTTTAGGCCTAGAATGCCATTTTTAGATAACCATAGTTCTCGCTCGAGTTAGAAAAACGAGCAGAGAATACTTTGATTGTATCGTTAAACCTCAACTCACGGGGTGCACACGATCGTGGTAAAGCGGTCACTTAATTGCATATCATTGGAGGCGAAAAGTCTGCTGTGAGCACCCTTGCTTAAACGGGGAGGCGAGCTAGTTCGTCATAATCCGTGATGTTACCTATGAGAGGAGGGTGCTGAGGAATTTACACACTAAACAACGACAAAAAACACCTAGATCGGATGGCATTTCCAGCGAAGCGCTGAAAGTTGTTTTCTGGAGAGAACCCAAGTTGATGTTCTGGCCAAGGAAggattcaggttggtgaaactaTAACCCTCCGAGTTGATTCGGAACTCCACAGACAAAGGGGTAGCTAGAACGTTTCAGATTTGCCAATCTCGCGGTGCTGTTTCCAGTAGACATCGTTTGCTGATGAGTGCGGTTCAATCAGCActtctttaaggttttgaaaATTGCACCACTGAGGAGATATACCACGACTAGCGCAAGTATAACAGTATTATTCTGATCACTGTCCGTGCTACCGAGGGGAGGTCTATACACCTCAGATAATGCGAGAAAAATAAGGGAACTGATGCTAGTGAAGGGAGAGCCCGAAGTCTCAACACTTGGCAGCAATCCTGAGAAACAAAATCTATTGGAGGTGGACCACGAATTTCATCAAAGACATGCGGCCCTGGTGCAAACGAAAGCATAGAGAAGTAGagtattacctaacccagcttaTCAGTCTTgcactgcatttattgcaaggaggTGGATGAAGCTTGACACACCTGTTTCTTTTACAGAAGGTGGGAGTGTTATTGCCATTACCTATCGGCAAAAGGGTGACCCCAGGTCATGGTGGCGAACGGGGACACATGGAGGAGAGTAGCTTGCTACACTCAAGATATTTCTAAGGCGCAAAACAGGGAAATGCGTAAGAGAGATGCAGGACAACTGAACCCCACTGACTGGAGTGGTCTGCAGGACCAAGACcaagtttggagtaagctgctggtctatcaattttagacttaactacaaatagaagacaatatctaacctcttaggaCCAAGACGTTGGCCTTGCCCTTTTGCCTACGTTCCCCATCtttcttaatccagtttggaatACACGgagtttgatttatttttttatttcttgtaGGCTGACTAATATTATAACAAAACGTGTTGTCAACGTCTGGTACTGGAATGATACGATAATGGGTATATTAGCTCCCAAAATGAAGGAGCGCCAGGATCACCTTGTTAAAATCCTTCATGGTTTTTCTGAAGGTGTCATACTTGAGCGCCGGAAAGCATTATTGAAGGACCAAAAGGAAAGAGACAGTAAGTGTTCATATTGATTACAATTTCTTctttataaaatattaaatgttTAGCTGCATCCATAACCGAAGATGGCATTACCACGAAAAGGAAAGTTGCTCTTCTTGATGTTCTTCTGCAATCAACAATTGATGGAAAACAGCTTACAAATGCTGATATTCGGGAAGAAGTGGACACATTTATGTTTGGAGGACAAGACACTTGTGCGTCCGCAGTGTCCTTTGCACTCTATTGCTTATCGCGTCATCCAGAAGTGCAGAGCCGAGCATTCCAAGAAATATGTGAAGTCATAGGAACTGATAAAAATAAGCCGGTGACTTACAAGGATttacaaaatttgaaatatatggAATGTGTTATCAAAGAAACGTTGCGAATGTACCCAAGTGGACCAATAATAGGAAGGAGAACGCTGGAAGATTCAAAAATTGGTATTCTATCCGTAATTATTCGAAAATTGTTCATTCCTTAACGCGGGTTTGTGTATTTCAGGTGAATATTCAATACCAGCTAATACAAACATTATTCTGCCTATTTACTTCACGTTTCGGAATCCTACGTCATTTCCTGAGCCCGATAAGTTCAACCCGGATAGATTTATGGAAGATTCCGCAGGAAAAATCAACCCTTATGCTTTTATTCCATTTAGTGCTGGACCTCGTCAGTGTGTTGGACAAAAGTTCGCAATGTTGGAAATGAAGAGCTTGCTTTCAACTATGTTAAGATATTATGAGTTGTTACCCATGGGGCCTGATCCCATACCAGTCATAAACATAGTCTTAAGATCGTCGAATGGTGTCCATATTGGAATAAGGGAGAGAAAACTTTAAATGTGTTTTAGCTGTTAATATTGTGATAATTTGTTATAAATACAAAGTTTTGGAAAACATATTTATTGCATCATTAGTTTGAACTCGAAATATAGTCAGAAGTGGTCATAATCAAACGGCTCTCCCATGCGACTGCCTCATGTTGCGCCCTTGTATTGGATGTCCTGTTGGGAGTGACCAAAATTACCATCCGGATAGACTATGGTCTGCCAAGTGGGCAAAGCTTTTCCAAAACCAATATAACAATTTGAAAACTTtgagctggatgcttcaggcatgaaacgttttgtgtatttcttttgtaagaaTATTGGAAGCATAGTTGCCCCGTTTGTAACCCAGTGTATGGGCGGGTGCGCGGTGCTCTGTATACAGTGCGGTCGCCTTGCAACCATAATAAAAGTGTTGCTAGTGTTATGACTTGGTGAAGTaatgaaaatctaaaaaagaccTAAAGAACTACCAACGATGAATAAAAAATGTCAAATGGTGGCAGACAGAAAGTGCCGCAAAAATAGCACTGGCCCGGTTACAAGGAAATGGTGTCGTAGTAGGAAGAAGCGTTCGAGGAGGATGGAAGGCGAAGTTTGACACAGTCTAGGCCTCGGACGGTAATGTTCAAAATAAGCCGGCTGATGAAGATTAACATATTTCACTGAAGAGACAAAATGCAAGTCTCCCTCACAAGTTAGAAGAAGCACTTAACAGAAACAAATCC of Hermetia illucens chromosome 4, iHerIll2.2.curated.20191125, whole genome shotgun sequence contains these proteins:
- the LOC119654430 gene encoding cytochrome P450 4d2-like, with the protein product MYFTFLIFITILLVLDFLVKRRRYGLTSNYRGPKIYPIFGTTEILKRREVEDYLETFRGFSVKYGPIYRMWMAHELVIFVEDPAILETLLSSPKYAHKHSLYGMIKFWLRDGLLLSTGQKWQSRRKITTAAFHFKILEGFVDIFDHNSHILAKKFEKHLDGNAFDVYWDLSLAALDIICETAMGTRINAQTSADSEYVRAIEELTNIITKRVVNVWYWNDTIMGILAPKMKERQDHLVKILHGFSEGVILERRKALLKDQKERDTASITEDGITTKRKVALLDVLLQSTIDGKQLTNADIREEVDTFMFGGQDTCASAVSFALYCLSRHPEVQSRAFQEICEVIGTDKNKPVTYKDLQNLKYMECVIKETLRMYPSGPIIGRRTLEDSKIGEYSIPANTNIILPIYFTFRNPTSFPEPDKFNPDRFMEDSAGKINPYAFIPFSAGPRQCVGQKFAMLEMKSLLSTMLRYYELLPMGPDPIPVINIVLRSSNGVHIGIRERKL